One Glycine max cultivar Williams 82 chromosome 6, Glycine_max_v4.0, whole genome shotgun sequence DNA segment encodes these proteins:
- the LOC100779085 gene encoding formin-like protein 20 isoform X2, which translates to MALFRRFFYWKPPDHLLEISDRLYVFDCCFSKNVLEEEEYKAYIGGIVAQLQDHYPDASFMVLNFREGDKRSRISDIMSQYEMTVMEYPQKYESCPLLPLEMIHHFLRSSESWLSLEGQQNVLLMHCERGGWPVLAFMLAGLLLYRKQYSGEHKTLEMVYKQAPRELLHLLSPLNSQPSHLRYLQYISRRHLGSMWPPPDTPLYLDCLILRVLPLFDGGKGCRPVVRVYGPDPSKPANRGSKLLFSTSRTQNLVRHYQQEECMLVKIDIHCRVQGDVVLECIHLSEDLVREEMMFRVMFHTAFVRSNILMLSRDEIDILWDAKDQFPKDFRFEVLFLDADAVIPNLTTFNASEYANDTECASPEAEEFYEAEEIFSNIIDAQEGKGDYDSPMVLDDGSHKELWKEYSDPHTFQDFMLDDGIHQQVDDVKYKLDERVVSDTHALKDIGVDYGVTFMTKEVSVDVHDELSGMQNKCDEDNNEKKQLPSSSKPVGDTVVPKQKTKEQEPHGFQAKQAKPNATTRWIPSNKGSYQDSMHVSYPPSRNNNSPANLSNVTSAKEKITDAKGKSISGSYVSEVIVSMDMRNDLKSCIGDNSKSSDNIAEIDSNSPLPSLLSVKETSLQSATQTPQQSYNQMLQLHPPPPPPPPFFGQNRGSFITPTQWTSVYSSIAIVGQNNGALAPPPSAPSIASGAITSKVSELIDAVSVPHPPPSLPPPPPPPPPPMLSTIGAPLPPSSLPPTSFKAPPPHPPSPPLSKSTPLPSPPLSTAPPPPPLPASSGAPPPPPPPSLSRAPPPPPPPTHRPPPSMHGGTPPPPPPSGRGPPPTGYRAPAAPAPFGPLGGAPSPSPLGTDPRGRGRGLTRPTGAGAMAARRSSLKPLHWSKVTRALQGSLWDELQRRGDPQITQEFDVSEIEKLFSANVPKPADSDGKSGGRRKSVGSKTDKIHLIDLRRANNTEIMLTKVKMPLPDIMAAVLAMDDSVLDVDQVENLIKFCPTKEEIELLKGYTGDKENLGKCEKYFLEVMKVPRVESKFRVFSFKIQFRTQITEFKKSLNTVNSACEEVRNSFKLKEIMKKILYLGNTLNQGTARGSAVGFKLDSLLKLTETRASNSKMTLMHFLCKVLAERFPGLLDFHHDLVSLEAATKIQLKSLAEEMQAIIRGLEKVKQELAASKNDGPVSDIFRKTLKEFIAVAESEVVSVTNLYSVVGRNADALALYFGEDPARCPFEQVTVTLLNFTRLFLKAHEENSKQAELEKKKAEKEAEMEKAKGINLIRKSGKYEGEESGERG; encoded by the exons ATGGCTCTCTTCCGAAGGTTCTTTTACTGGAAACCGCCGGATCACCTCCTCGAGATCTCCGATAGACTCTATG TTTTTGATTGCTGCTTCTCCAAGAATGTGTTGGAGGAAGAGGAGTACAAGGCTTATATTGGGGGCATTGTGGCTCAACTACAGGATCACTATCCGGATGCTTCTTTCATGGTGCTCAATTTCAGAGAAGGAGATAAGCGCAGTCGAATTTCAGACATTATGTCTCAGTATGAGATGACAGTTATGGAGTACCCTCAGAAATACGAGAGTTGTCCACTTCTTCCTTTAGAGATGATTCACCATTTCCTTCGGTCAAGCGAGAGCTGGCTGTCTCTGGAGGGGCAACAAAATGTGCTTTTGATGCACTGTGAAAGGGGTGGTTGGCCTGTGCTCGCATTTATGCTAGCTGGTCTTCTATTGTACAGGAAACAGTACAGTGGGGAGCACAAGACTCTTGAAATGGTGTACAAGCAAGCACCTAGAGAACTTCTCCACCTTTTATCTCCTTTAAATTCGCAACCTTCTCATTTGAGATATCTTCAGTACATTTCCAGGAGGCATTTGGGTTCTATGTGGCCTCCTCCAGATACACCCTTATATTTGGATTGCCTCATTCTTAGAGTCCTTCCATTGTTTGATGGTGGAAAAGGTTGCAGGCCAGTTGTGCGTGTCTATGGTCCAGACCCTTCAAAACCTGCCAACAGAGGTTCTAAGCTTCTTTTCTCGACCTCAAGGACCCAAAATCTTGTTCGCCACTACCAGCAG GAAGAATGTATGCTCGTGAAAATTGACATCCATTGTCGTGTTCAAGGAGATGTGGTTCTTGAGTGCATACATTTAAGTGAAGATCTTGTTCGTGAGGAGATGATGTTTAGAGTCATGTTTCATACTGCATTTGTACGGTCAAATATATTGATGCTGAGCCGTGATGAAATTGATATTCTGTGGGATGCAAAGGATCAGTTCCCTAAGGACTTCAGATTTGAG GTGCTTTTTTTGGATGCTGATGCTGTGATACCTAATCTAACCACATTCAATGCGAGTGAATATGCAAATGACACTGAATGTGCTTCACCTGAGGCTGAGGAATTCTATGAAGCGGAAGAGATCTTCAGCAATATAATTGATGCTCAAGAAGGTAAGGGGGATTACGATTCTCCAATGGTTCTTGATGATGGAAGTCATAAAGAGCTCTGGAAAGAGTATTCAGATCCTCATACTTTTCAGGATTTCATGTTAGATGATGGGATTCACCAACAGGTTGATGATGTGAAGTACAAGCTTGACGAGAGGGTGGTTTCAGATACTCATGCTTTGAAAGATATTGGCGTGGATTATGGAGTCACTTTTATGACAAAGGAAGTCAGTGTGGATGTGCATGATGAGTTGTCAGGTATGCAGAACAAGTGTGATGAAGAtaacaatgaaaagaaacaaCTTCCTTCAAGCTCAAAGCCAGTGGGAGATACAGTTGTACCAAAGCAAAAAACTAAAGAACAAGAACCACATGGTTTTCAGGCAAAACAAGCAAAACCCAATGCAACAACTAGGTGGATTCCTTCTAATAAGGGTTCTTATCAAGATTCAATGCACGTCTCATATCCACCATCAAGAAATAATAATTCACCAGCTAACCTTTCAAATGTTACCTCAGCAAAGGAGAAGATTACTGATGCCAAAGGAAAATCTATTTCTGGTTCTTATGTCTCTGAAGTAATTGTTTCTATGGACATGAGAAATGACCTGAAAAGCTGTATAGGGgataattcaaaatcttcagACAACATAGCTGAAATAGACTCAAACTCTCCCCTACCATCATTACTGTCAGTCAAAGAGACATCTCTTCAATCAGCTACTCAAACACCACAACAGAGCTACAATCAAATGTTACAACTTCATCCtccacctcctcctccacctCCATTTTTTGGGCAGAATAGAGGGAGCTTCATAACTCCTACCCAATGGACATCTGTTTATTCATCCATTGCCATTGTTGGACAAAATAATGGTGCTTTAGCTCCTCCTCCCTCAGCTCCTTCCATTGCAAGTGGTGCAATTACATCAAAAGTTTCTGAATTAATTGATGCAGTTTCCGTTCCCCATCCTCCACCAtcactaccaccaccaccacctcctcctcctcctcctatgTTGTCTACAATTGGAGCTCCACTGCCTCCTTCCTCATTACCTCCAACATCATTTAAAGCTCCACCGCCACATCCACCTTCACCTCCTTTAAGTAAATCTACACCACTGCCTTCTCCTCCTTTAAGTActgctccaccaccaccacctcttcCTGCATCAAGTGGAGCCCCACCTCCACCGCCACCTCCTTCATTGTCTAGAGCCCCACCTCCCCCGCCTCCACCAACTCATAGACCACCACCTTCAATGCATGGAGGCACAcctcctccaccacctccaAGTGGTCGAGGCCCACCTCCTACTGGATATCGGGCCCCTGCCGCTCctgctccttttggacctctaGGTGGGGCTCCTTCTCCGTCGCCACTTGGAACTGATCCAAGAGGGAGAGGGCGTGGACTTACACGTCCTACGGGAGCTGGTGCTATGGCAGCTCGGCGGTCCTCCTTAAAGCCTCTGCATTGGAGTAAGGTAACAAGGGCATTGCAAGGAAGTTTATGGGATGAATTACAAAGACGTGGAGACCCTCAAAT AACACAAGAGTTTGACGTTTCAGAGATAGAAAAGCTTTTTTCTGCAAATGTTCCAAAACCTGCTGATTCAGATGGTAAATCTGGTGGGCGACGTAAATCTGTTGGATCCAAAACTGACAAAATCCACTTG ATTGACCTAAGGAGGGCCAATAATACTGAAATTATGCTCACAAAGGTTAAGATGCCACTTCCTGATATTATG GCTGCAGTACTGGCTATGGATGATTCAGTGTTAGATGTTGATCAGGTGGAAAATCTCATTAAATTTTGTCCTACCAAAGAGGAAATAGAGCTTTTAAAG GGATACACCGGTGATAAGGAGAATTTGGGGAAGTGTGAAAAG TATTTTTTGGAGGTGATGAAAGTGCCAAGAGTGGAGTCAAAATTCAGAGTTTTCTCTTTCAAGATTCAGTTTAGGACTCAG ATTACAGAGTTTAAGAAGAGCTTAAACACAGTGAACTCTGCCTGTGAAGAG GTCCGAAACTCATTCAAACTGAAGGAGATTATGAAGAAAATTCTTTATTTGGGTAATACATTGAATCAAGGAACAGCAAGGG GATCTGCTGTTGGATTCAAGTTAGATAGTCTTCTAAAACTAACTGAAACTCGTGCTTCAAACAGTAAAATGACACTCATGCATTTTCTTTGCAAG GTCTTAGCTGAAAGGTTTCCCGGACTCCTTGATTTTCACCATGACCTTGTTAGCCTGGAAGCAGCCACTAAG ATACAATTGAAATCATTAGCAGAAGAAATGCAGGCAATCATCAGGGGATTAGAAAAGGTTAAACAGGAGCTTGCTGCATCTAAAAATGATGGCCCTGTGTCTGACATTTTTCGTAAG ACATTGAAGGAATTCATTGCTGTTGCAGAGTCGGAGGTGGTATCTGTAACAAACTTATATTCTGTGGTG GGTAGAAATGCAGATGCACTTGCCCTATATTTTGGTGAGGATCCTGCCCGTTGTCCTTTTGAGCAAG TTACTGTAACTCTCTTAAATTTTACAAGGTTGTTTCTGAAAGCACATGAAGAGAATTCCAAACAAGCAGagttagagaaaaagaaagcgGAGAAAGAGGCTGAAATGGAGAAGGCTAAAGGCATTAACTTGATAAGGAAGAGTGGAAAATATGAAGGAGAAGAAAGCGGAGAAAGAGGTTGA
- the LOC100779085 gene encoding formin-like protein 20 isoform X4: MALFRRFFYWKPPDHLLEISDRLYVFDCCFSKNVLEEEEYKAYIGGIVAQLQDHYPDASFMVLNFREGDKRSRISDIMSQYEMTVMEYPQKYESCPLLPLEMIHHFLRSSESWLSLEGQQNVLLMHCERGGWPVLAFMLAGLLLYRKQYSGEHKTLEMVYKQAPRELLHLLSPLNSQPSHLRYLQYISRRHLGSMWPPPDTPLYLDCLILRVLPLFDGGKGCRPVVRVYGPDPSKPANRGSKLLFSTSRTQNLVRHYQQEECMLVKIDIHCRVQGDVVLECIHLSEDLVREEMMFRVMFHTAFVRSNILMLSRDEIDILWDAKDQFPKDFRFEVLFLDADAVIPNLTTFNASEYANDTECASPEAEEFYEAEEIFSNIIDAQEGKGDYDSPMVLDDGSHKELWKEYSDPHTFQDFMLDDGIHQQVDDVKYKLDERVVSDTHALKDIGVDYGVTFMTKEVSVDVHDELSGMQNKCDEDNNEKKQLPSSSKPVGDTVVPKQKTKEQEPHGFQAKQAKPNATTRWIPSNKGSYQDSMHVSYPPSRNNNSPANLSNVTSAKEKITDAKGKSISGSYVSEVIVSMDMRNDLKSCIGDNSKSSDNIAEIDSNSPLPSLLSVKETSLQSATQTPQQSYNQMLQLHPPPPPPPPFFGQNRGSFITPTQWTSVYSSIAIVGQNNGALAPPPSAPSIASGAITSKVSELIDAVSVPHPPPSLPPPPPPPPPPMLSTIGAPLPPSSLPPTSFKAPPPHPPSPPLSKSTPLPSPPLSTAPPPPPLPASSGAPPPPPPPSLSRAPPPPPPPTHRPPPSMHGGTPPPPPPSGRGPPPTGYRAPAAPAPFGPLGGAPSPSPLGTDPRGRGRGLTRPTGAGAMAARRSSLKPLHWSKVTRALQGSLWDELQRRGDPQITQEFDVSEIEKLFSANVPKPADSDGKSGGRRKSVGSKTDKIHLIDLRRANNTEIMLTKVKMPLPDIMAAVLAMDDSVLDVDQVENLIKFCPTKEEIELLKGYTGDKENLGKCEKYFLEVMKVPRVESKFRVFSFKIQFRTQITEFKKSLNTVNSACEEVRNSFKLKEIMKKILYLGNTLNQGTARGSAVGFKLDSLLKLTETRASNSKMTLMHFLCKVLAERFPGLLDFHHDLVSLEAATKIQLKSLAEEMQAIIRGLEKVKQELAASKNDGPVSDIFRKTLKEFIAVAESEVVSVTNLYSVVGRNADALALYFGEDPARCPFEQGWFSINTYSCCRWDREADGERGE; encoded by the exons ATGGCTCTCTTCCGAAGGTTCTTTTACTGGAAACCGCCGGATCACCTCCTCGAGATCTCCGATAGACTCTATG TTTTTGATTGCTGCTTCTCCAAGAATGTGTTGGAGGAAGAGGAGTACAAGGCTTATATTGGGGGCATTGTGGCTCAACTACAGGATCACTATCCGGATGCTTCTTTCATGGTGCTCAATTTCAGAGAAGGAGATAAGCGCAGTCGAATTTCAGACATTATGTCTCAGTATGAGATGACAGTTATGGAGTACCCTCAGAAATACGAGAGTTGTCCACTTCTTCCTTTAGAGATGATTCACCATTTCCTTCGGTCAAGCGAGAGCTGGCTGTCTCTGGAGGGGCAACAAAATGTGCTTTTGATGCACTGTGAAAGGGGTGGTTGGCCTGTGCTCGCATTTATGCTAGCTGGTCTTCTATTGTACAGGAAACAGTACAGTGGGGAGCACAAGACTCTTGAAATGGTGTACAAGCAAGCACCTAGAGAACTTCTCCACCTTTTATCTCCTTTAAATTCGCAACCTTCTCATTTGAGATATCTTCAGTACATTTCCAGGAGGCATTTGGGTTCTATGTGGCCTCCTCCAGATACACCCTTATATTTGGATTGCCTCATTCTTAGAGTCCTTCCATTGTTTGATGGTGGAAAAGGTTGCAGGCCAGTTGTGCGTGTCTATGGTCCAGACCCTTCAAAACCTGCCAACAGAGGTTCTAAGCTTCTTTTCTCGACCTCAAGGACCCAAAATCTTGTTCGCCACTACCAGCAG GAAGAATGTATGCTCGTGAAAATTGACATCCATTGTCGTGTTCAAGGAGATGTGGTTCTTGAGTGCATACATTTAAGTGAAGATCTTGTTCGTGAGGAGATGATGTTTAGAGTCATGTTTCATACTGCATTTGTACGGTCAAATATATTGATGCTGAGCCGTGATGAAATTGATATTCTGTGGGATGCAAAGGATCAGTTCCCTAAGGACTTCAGATTTGAG GTGCTTTTTTTGGATGCTGATGCTGTGATACCTAATCTAACCACATTCAATGCGAGTGAATATGCAAATGACACTGAATGTGCTTCACCTGAGGCTGAGGAATTCTATGAAGCGGAAGAGATCTTCAGCAATATAATTGATGCTCAAGAAGGTAAGGGGGATTACGATTCTCCAATGGTTCTTGATGATGGAAGTCATAAAGAGCTCTGGAAAGAGTATTCAGATCCTCATACTTTTCAGGATTTCATGTTAGATGATGGGATTCACCAACAGGTTGATGATGTGAAGTACAAGCTTGACGAGAGGGTGGTTTCAGATACTCATGCTTTGAAAGATATTGGCGTGGATTATGGAGTCACTTTTATGACAAAGGAAGTCAGTGTGGATGTGCATGATGAGTTGTCAGGTATGCAGAACAAGTGTGATGAAGAtaacaatgaaaagaaacaaCTTCCTTCAAGCTCAAAGCCAGTGGGAGATACAGTTGTACCAAAGCAAAAAACTAAAGAACAAGAACCACATGGTTTTCAGGCAAAACAAGCAAAACCCAATGCAACAACTAGGTGGATTCCTTCTAATAAGGGTTCTTATCAAGATTCAATGCACGTCTCATATCCACCATCAAGAAATAATAATTCACCAGCTAACCTTTCAAATGTTACCTCAGCAAAGGAGAAGATTACTGATGCCAAAGGAAAATCTATTTCTGGTTCTTATGTCTCTGAAGTAATTGTTTCTATGGACATGAGAAATGACCTGAAAAGCTGTATAGGGgataattcaaaatcttcagACAACATAGCTGAAATAGACTCAAACTCTCCCCTACCATCATTACTGTCAGTCAAAGAGACATCTCTTCAATCAGCTACTCAAACACCACAACAGAGCTACAATCAAATGTTACAACTTCATCCtccacctcctcctccacctCCATTTTTTGGGCAGAATAGAGGGAGCTTCATAACTCCTACCCAATGGACATCTGTTTATTCATCCATTGCCATTGTTGGACAAAATAATGGTGCTTTAGCTCCTCCTCCCTCAGCTCCTTCCATTGCAAGTGGTGCAATTACATCAAAAGTTTCTGAATTAATTGATGCAGTTTCCGTTCCCCATCCTCCACCAtcactaccaccaccaccacctcctcctcctcctcctatgTTGTCTACAATTGGAGCTCCACTGCCTCCTTCCTCATTACCTCCAACATCATTTAAAGCTCCACCGCCACATCCACCTTCACCTCCTTTAAGTAAATCTACACCACTGCCTTCTCCTCCTTTAAGTActgctccaccaccaccacctcttcCTGCATCAAGTGGAGCCCCACCTCCACCGCCACCTCCTTCATTGTCTAGAGCCCCACCTCCCCCGCCTCCACCAACTCATAGACCACCACCTTCAATGCATGGAGGCACAcctcctccaccacctccaAGTGGTCGAGGCCCACCTCCTACTGGATATCGGGCCCCTGCCGCTCctgctccttttggacctctaGGTGGGGCTCCTTCTCCGTCGCCACTTGGAACTGATCCAAGAGGGAGAGGGCGTGGACTTACACGTCCTACGGGAGCTGGTGCTATGGCAGCTCGGCGGTCCTCCTTAAAGCCTCTGCATTGGAGTAAGGTAACAAGGGCATTGCAAGGAAGTTTATGGGATGAATTACAAAGACGTGGAGACCCTCAAAT AACACAAGAGTTTGACGTTTCAGAGATAGAAAAGCTTTTTTCTGCAAATGTTCCAAAACCTGCTGATTCAGATGGTAAATCTGGTGGGCGACGTAAATCTGTTGGATCCAAAACTGACAAAATCCACTTG ATTGACCTAAGGAGGGCCAATAATACTGAAATTATGCTCACAAAGGTTAAGATGCCACTTCCTGATATTATG GCTGCAGTACTGGCTATGGATGATTCAGTGTTAGATGTTGATCAGGTGGAAAATCTCATTAAATTTTGTCCTACCAAAGAGGAAATAGAGCTTTTAAAG GGATACACCGGTGATAAGGAGAATTTGGGGAAGTGTGAAAAG TATTTTTTGGAGGTGATGAAAGTGCCAAGAGTGGAGTCAAAATTCAGAGTTTTCTCTTTCAAGATTCAGTTTAGGACTCAG ATTACAGAGTTTAAGAAGAGCTTAAACACAGTGAACTCTGCCTGTGAAGAG GTCCGAAACTCATTCAAACTGAAGGAGATTATGAAGAAAATTCTTTATTTGGGTAATACATTGAATCAAGGAACAGCAAGGG GATCTGCTGTTGGATTCAAGTTAGATAGTCTTCTAAAACTAACTGAAACTCGTGCTTCAAACAGTAAAATGACACTCATGCATTTTCTTTGCAAG GTCTTAGCTGAAAGGTTTCCCGGACTCCTTGATTTTCACCATGACCTTGTTAGCCTGGAAGCAGCCACTAAG ATACAATTGAAATCATTAGCAGAAGAAATGCAGGCAATCATCAGGGGATTAGAAAAGGTTAAACAGGAGCTTGCTGCATCTAAAAATGATGGCCCTGTGTCTGACATTTTTCGTAAG ACATTGAAGGAATTCATTGCTGTTGCAGAGTCGGAGGTGGTATCTGTAACAAACTTATATTCTGTGGTG GGTAGAAATGCAGATGCACTTGCCCTATATTTTGGTGAGGATCCTGCCCGTTGTCCTTTTGAGCAAGGTTGGTTTAGCATTAATACTTATTCTTGTTGTCGGTGGGACAGAGAAGCAGATGGTGAGAGAGGAGAATAG